In one window of Tenacibaculum mesophilum DNA:
- a CDS encoding NifU family protein → MATEDIRNNVEKALEEIRPFLVSDGGNIKLLSIENSTVKVQLEGACSGCSVNQMTLKNGVEATIKKYAPEIKEVINVE, encoded by the coding sequence ATGGCAACAGAAGACATAAGAAATAACGTAGAAAAAGCGTTGGAAGAAATCCGCCCTTTTTTAGTAAGTGATGGAGGTAATATAAAATTATTATCTATAGAAAACAGTACAGTAAAAGTACAATTAGAAGGAGCTTGTAGTGGATGTTCTGTTAATCAAATGACTCTGAAAAATGGAGTAGAGGCAACAATAAAAAAATACGCACCAGAAATTAAAGAGGTAATTAATGTTGAATAA
- a CDS encoding NAD(P)/FAD-dependent oxidoreductase produces MINTDILIIGAGPTGLFTVFEAGLLKLRCHLIDALPQPGGQCSEIYPKKPIYDIPAYPEILAGDLTDKLMEQIKQFEPGFTLGERADTIEKQEDGTFIVTTNKGTKHQAPVVAIAGGLGSFEPRKPPIPNITDFEDKGVEYMIKEPEIYRDKNVVIAGGGDSALDWSIFLTDVAKSVTLIHRRNEFRGALDSVDKVQELKNEGKLMLITPAEVKGIVGEEKVEGVVVEQKDQEPFTLPCEHFIPLFGLSPKLGPIANWGLEIEKNAIKVNNALDYQTNVEGIYAIGDVNTYPGKLKLILCGFHEATLMCQSAYKRIHPDKKYVMKYTTVGGVDGFDGTRKEAPKAVVKAIN; encoded by the coding sequence ATGATAAATACAGATATACTTATTATTGGAGCAGGGCCTACTGGGCTTTTTACTGTTTTTGAAGCAGGGTTGTTAAAATTACGTTGCCATTTAATTGATGCCTTACCGCAACCAGGAGGGCAATGTTCAGAAATTTATCCCAAAAAGCCAATTTACGATATTCCAGCATATCCAGAAATTTTAGCAGGTGATTTAACCGATAAATTAATGGAACAAATTAAACAATTTGAACCAGGTTTTACACTAGGTGAACGTGCTGATACTATTGAAAAGCAAGAAGACGGAACGTTTATTGTAACTACTAATAAAGGAACAAAGCACCAAGCACCCGTAGTAGCAATTGCAGGAGGCTTAGGAAGCTTTGAACCACGTAAACCACCGATTCCTAATATTACAGATTTTGAAGACAAAGGAGTAGAATACATGATTAAAGAACCAGAAATTTATCGTGACAAAAACGTGGTAATTGCTGGAGGAGGAGACTCTGCTTTAGATTGGTCTATCTTCTTAACAGATGTGGCAAAATCTGTAACGTTAATTCACAGAAGAAATGAATTCCGTGGAGCTTTAGACTCTGTTGATAAAGTACAAGAGTTAAAAAATGAAGGTAAACTAATGTTAATTACACCAGCAGAAGTTAAAGGTATTGTAGGAGAAGAAAAGGTAGAAGGCGTAGTAGTAGAGCAAAAAGATCAAGAACCATTTACATTACCTTGTGAACATTTTATTCCGTTATTTGGATTGTCTCCAAAATTAGGCCCTATTGCAAATTGGGGATTAGAAATTGAGAAGAATGCCATAAAAGTAAATAATGCATTAGACTATCAAACAAATGTAGAAGGAATTTATGCAATTGGAGATGTAAATACATATCCAGGAAAGTTAAAATTAATTCTATGCGGATTCCATGAAGCAACCTTAATGTGCCAGAGTGCTTACAAACGTATTCATCCAGATAAAAAATATGTGATGAAGTATACGACGGTAGGTGGTGTTGATGGATTTGATGGTACTAGAAAAGAAGCCCCAAAAGCAGTAGTTAAAGCGATTAATTAA